The Pseudomonas sp. TH06 genome has a window encoding:
- the rnhB gene encoding ribonuclease HII: MQMGLDFTLVAEVEELVAGVDEVGRGPLCGAVVTAAVILDPNRPILGLNDSKKLTEAKREKLYDEIIEKSLSWCIARAEVEEIDELNILHATMLAMQRAVAGLHIQPKLAMIDGNRCPKLPMRAEAVVQGDGKVPAIAAASILAKVSRDREMAAFELIYPGYGIGGHKGYPTPVHLEALVRLGPTPIHRRSFAPVRQAYEALEGLTQV; the protein is encoded by the coding sequence ATGCAAATGGGCCTGGATTTCACCCTGGTCGCCGAAGTCGAAGAACTGGTTGCCGGTGTCGATGAAGTCGGTCGCGGCCCATTGTGCGGTGCGGTGGTGACGGCGGCGGTGATTCTCGATCCGAACCGGCCGATTCTCGGGCTCAACGACTCGAAGAAACTCACCGAAGCCAAGCGCGAAAAGCTCTACGACGAGATCATCGAGAAGTCGCTGAGCTGGTGCATCGCCCGCGCCGAAGTCGAAGAAATCGACGAGTTGAACATTCTCCACGCGACGATGCTGGCCATGCAGCGCGCAGTGGCGGGGCTGCACATTCAGCCGAAACTGGCGATGATCGATGGCAACCGCTGCCCGAAATTGCCGATGCGCGCTGAAGCGGTGGTGCAGGGTGACGGCAAGGTGCCGGCGATTGCCGCCGCGTCGATTCTGGCCAAGGTCAGCCGTGACCGCGAGATGGCCGCGTTTGAACTGATCTACCCGGGTTACGGCATTGGTGGCCATAAAGGCTACCCGACGCCCGTTCATCTGGAAGCGTTGGTGCGTCTTGGCCCGACACCGATTCACCGGCGCTCGTTTGCGCCGGTGCGTCAGGCTTATGAAGCATTGGAAGGCTTGACGCAGGTTTAG
- the lpxB gene encoding lipid-A-disaccharide synthase, whose translation MANLRIALVAGEASGDILGAGLMRALKAQHPAVEFIGVGGPLMQAEGLTSYFPMERLSVMGLVEVLGRLRELLKRRKDLIATLIAEKPDVFIGIDAPDFNLNIELKLRQAGIKTVHYVSPSVWAWRQKRVLKIREGCDLMLTLLPFEAKFYEEKDVPVRFVGHTLADTIPLAADRAAARAELGLPDGPLVALMPGSRGGEVSRLGALFLDTAERLRAMRPGLRFVMPCANAERRAQIEALLVGRDLPVTLLDGKSHLALAACNAVLIASGTATLEALLYKRPMVVAYRLAPLTFWILKRMVKSPYVSLPNLLAQRLLVPELLQDDATVDTLAQTLSPLIEGGEEQTRGFDEIHRTLRRDASNQAADAVLNLIGQTR comes from the coding sequence ATGGCCAATTTGCGTATTGCGCTGGTGGCGGGTGAGGCTTCCGGTGACATTCTGGGCGCCGGTCTTATGCGCGCTCTCAAGGCACAGCATCCGGCGGTCGAGTTCATCGGTGTCGGCGGTCCGCTGATGCAGGCTGAGGGTCTCACCTCTTATTTCCCCATGGAACGCTTGTCGGTCATGGGGTTGGTGGAGGTCCTCGGCCGGCTGCGTGAGTTGCTCAAGCGCCGCAAGGACCTGATCGCCACGCTGATCGCCGAGAAACCGGACGTGTTCATCGGTATCGATGCGCCGGATTTCAACCTCAATATCGAACTCAAGCTGCGTCAGGCCGGAATCAAGACCGTGCACTACGTCAGCCCGTCGGTGTGGGCGTGGCGGCAGAAGCGCGTGCTGAAGATTCGCGAAGGCTGCGACCTGATGCTGACGCTGTTGCCGTTCGAAGCAAAATTCTACGAAGAGAAGGACGTACCGGTGCGGTTCGTCGGTCATACCCTGGCCGATACCATTCCACTGGCGGCTGATCGAGCCGCTGCCCGTGCTGAACTGGGCTTGCCCGACGGCCCGCTGGTGGCGCTGATGCCTGGCAGTCGCGGCGGAGAAGTCAGCCGTCTGGGCGCACTTTTCCTCGACACTGCCGAGCGTCTGCGTGCCATGCGCCCGGGGTTGCGTTTCGTCATGCCGTGCGCCAATGCAGAGCGTCGCGCGCAGATCGAGGCGCTGCTGGTCGGTCGCGATCTGCCGGTGACGTTGCTTGACGGCAAATCCCATCTGGCCTTGGCAGCGTGCAACGCAGTGCTGATTGCTTCCGGCACGGCCACCCTCGAAGCGCTGCTGTACAAGCGGCCGATGGTGGTGGCTTATCGCTTGGCGCCACTGACGTTCTGGATTCTCAAGCGCATGGTCAAGAGCCCGTATGTGTCCTTGCCTAACCTGCTGGCCCAGCGCTTGCTGGTGCCGGAACTGTTGCAGGATGATGCGACAGTTGACACCTTGGCGCAGACCTTGTCGCCATTGATCGAGGGCGGTGAAGAACAGACCCGCGGCTTTGACGAGATTCATCGCACGCTGCGCCGGGACGCTTCCAATCAGGCGGCGGACGCCGTCCTCAACCTGATCGGTCAAACACGATGA
- the lpxA gene encoding acyl-ACP--UDP-N-acetylglucosamine O-acyltransferase, with the protein MSLIDPRAIIDPSAVLADGVEVGPWSIIGAGVEIGEGTVIGPHVILKGPTRIGKHNRIYQFSSVGEDTPDLKYKGEDTRLVIGDHNVIREGVTIHRGTVQDRSETTLGDHNLIMAYAHIGHDSVIGNHCILVNNTALAGHVHVEDWAILSGFTLVHQYCHIGAHSFSGMGTAIGKDVPAYVTVFGNPAEARSMNFEGMRRRGFSEDAIHALRRAYKTVYRQGLTVEQALAELAEPAAQFPEVAVFRDSIQSSTRGITR; encoded by the coding sequence ATGAGTTTGATTGACCCTCGCGCAATCATCGATCCGTCGGCCGTACTGGCTGACGGCGTCGAGGTCGGCCCGTGGTCGATCATCGGCGCAGGTGTGGAAATCGGCGAGGGTACCGTGATCGGGCCGCATGTGATCCTCAAAGGTCCGACCCGCATCGGTAAGCACAATCGCATCTACCAGTTTTCCTCGGTAGGCGAAGACACGCCTGATCTGAAGTACAAGGGTGAAGATACCCGTCTGGTGATCGGCGACCACAACGTCATCCGCGAAGGCGTGACGATTCACCGTGGTACCGTGCAGGACCGCTCCGAAACCACGCTGGGCGATCACAACCTGATCATGGCCTATGCCCATATCGGTCATGACAGCGTCATTGGCAACCACTGCATTCTGGTCAACAACACAGCATTGGCCGGCCATGTGCACGTCGAAGACTGGGCGATCCTCTCCGGGTTCACCCTGGTGCATCAGTATTGCCACATCGGCGCCCACAGCTTTTCCGGCATGGGTACCGCCATCGGCAAGGATGTTCCGGCGTACGTCACGGTGTTTGGTAACCCTGCCGAAGCGCGCAGCATGAACTTCGAAGGCATGCGCCGTCGCGGTTTCAGCGAAGACGCTATCCATGCATTGCGCCGCGCCTACAAAACCGTTTATCGCCAAGGACTGACCGTCGAGCAGGCCCTGGCAGAGCTGGCCGAGCCTGCGGCCCAGTTCCCGGAAGTTGCGGTGTTCCGCGATTCCATCCAGTCGTCGACTCGCGGCATCACTCGCTGA
- the fabZ gene encoding 3-hydroxyacyl-ACP dehydratase FabZ, with protein MMDINEIREYLPHRYPFLLVDRVVELDTEGKRIRAYKNVSINEPFFNGHFPAHPIMPGVLIIEAMAQAAGILGFKMLDVKPADGTLYYFVGSDKLRFRQPVLPGDQLILEAKFISCKRQIWKFECQASVDGKPVCSAEIICAERKL; from the coding sequence ATGATGGACATCAACGAGATTCGCGAATACCTGCCTCACCGTTACCCGTTCCTGCTGGTGGACCGGGTGGTGGAACTGGACACTGAAGGCAAGCGCATTCGCGCCTACAAGAATGTCAGCATCAATGAGCCGTTCTTCAATGGTCACTTCCCTGCGCATCCAATCATGCCGGGCGTACTGATCATCGAGGCGATGGCTCAGGCTGCCGGGATCCTCGGTTTCAAAATGCTCGACGTCAAACCGGCCGACGGCACCCTGTATTACTTCGTCGGCTCCGACAAGCTGCGTTTTCGCCAGCCTGTGCTGCCGGGCGACCAGTTGATCCTGGAAGCCAAGTTCATCAGCTGCAAGCGCCAGATCTGGAAATTCGAATGCCAGGCTTCGGTCGACGGCAAGCCAGTCTGTTCCGCTGAAATCATCTGCGCGGAACGCAAGCTATGA
- the lpxD gene encoding UDP-3-O-(3-hydroxymyristoyl)glucosamine N-acyltransferase gives MTVTIKLGQLAEFLGATLRGDPEKQITGLATLQEAGPAQLSFLANPQYRKYLAGSQAAALLLKEADAEGFAGNALVVPDPYLAYARISHLFDPKPKATAGIHPSAVIAADAVVDPSASVGPFVVIETGARIGAQVTLGAHCVIGARSEIGEGGWLAPRVTLYHDVRIGKRVVIQSGAVLGGEGFGFANEKGIWQKIAQIGGVTIGDDVEIGVNTAIDRGALADTVIGNGVKLDNQIQIAHNVQVGDHTAMAACVGISGSTKIGKHCMLAGGVGLVGHIDICDNVFLTGMTMVTHSITEPGAYSSGTAMQPAAEWRKSAARIRQLDDIARRLKQLEKRVGEVTPDGNASSDG, from the coding sequence ATGACCGTGACTATCAAGCTCGGCCAGCTGGCCGAGTTCCTCGGCGCCACCCTGCGTGGCGACCCGGAGAAGCAAATTACTGGGCTAGCCACTTTGCAAGAGGCTGGCCCAGCTCAGTTGAGCTTTCTGGCAAATCCTCAATATCGCAAATACCTGGCGGGTTCGCAGGCAGCAGCGTTGCTGCTCAAGGAAGCGGATGCCGAAGGTTTTGCCGGTAATGCACTGGTCGTGCCGGACCCTTATCTGGCTTACGCCCGTATCTCTCACTTGTTCGATCCCAAGCCAAAAGCCACTGCGGGTATCCATCCCTCAGCGGTGATTGCAGCAGATGCGGTGGTTGATCCGAGCGCCAGCGTCGGGCCTTTTGTGGTGATCGAGACCGGTGCGCGGATTGGTGCGCAAGTGACGTTGGGCGCGCATTGCGTGATCGGTGCGCGTAGTGAAATCGGTGAGGGCGGCTGGCTCGCTCCACGGGTGACGCTGTATCACGATGTGCGCATCGGCAAGCGTGTGGTGATTCAGTCCGGTGCCGTGCTCGGTGGTGAAGGCTTCGGCTTCGCCAATGAGAAAGGTATCTGGCAGAAAATCGCCCAGATCGGTGGCGTGACCATTGGCGACGATGTCGAGATCGGCGTGAATACTGCCATCGACCGCGGTGCTTTGGCCGATACCGTGATCGGCAATGGCGTGAAGCTCGATAACCAGATTCAGATTGCCCACAACGTCCAGGTCGGTGATCACACCGCGATGGCAGCGTGCGTGGGGATTTCCGGCAGCACCAAAATCGGCAAGCACTGCATGCTCGCCGGTGGTGTCGGTCTGGTCGGCCACATTGATATTTGCGACAACGTTTTCCTGACCGGGATGACCATGGTGACCCACTCGATTACCGAGCCGGGTGCCTATTCTTCCGGCACAGCCATGCAACCGGCGGCCGAATGGCGCAAAAGCGCGGCACGCATCCGTCAGCTCGATGACATCGCGCGGCGTTTGAAACAGCTGGAAAAGCGCGTAGGGGAAGTGACCCCTGACGGCAATGCTTCATCAGATGGCTGA
- a CDS encoding OmpH family outer membrane protein, with product MRKLTQLVLLASVLVAGPAFADMKIAVLNYQMALLESDSAKKYAVDAEKKFGPQLTKLKTLESSAKGIQDRLMAGGDKMQQGERERLELEFKQKARDFQFQSKELNEAKAVADREMLKQLKPKLDSAVEEVIKKGGFDLVFERGAVIDVKPQYDITRQVIERMNQLK from the coding sequence GTGCGTAAGTTGACTCAATTGGTTCTCCTGGCCTCCGTACTGGTGGCAGGCCCGGCATTTGCCGACATGAAAATCGCTGTCTTGAACTATCAGATGGCGCTGCTGGAATCCGATTCGGCGAAGAAGTACGCCGTGGATGCCGAGAAAAAGTTCGGTCCTCAACTGACCAAACTGAAGACCCTGGAAAGCAGTGCCAAGGGTATTCAGGACCGTCTGATGGCCGGTGGCGACAAGATGCAGCAAGGCGAGCGTGAGCGTCTGGAGCTGGAATTCAAGCAAAAGGCCCGTGACTTCCAGTTCCAGTCCAAGGAGCTGAACGAAGCCAAAGCCGTTGCCGACCGCGAAATGCTCAAGCAACTGAAGCCGAAACTGGATAGCGCAGTGGAAGAAGTCATCAAGAAAGGTGGTTTTGACCTGGTGTTCGAGCGTGGTGCAGTGATTGATGTCAAACCTCAGTACGACATCACGCGCCAGGTTATCGAGCGCATGAATCAGCTGAAGTAA
- the bamA gene encoding outer membrane protein assembly factor BamA, whose product MKRLLLTAVLTVLMIAEVHAESFTISDIRVNGLQRVSAGSVFGALPLNVGEQADDRRLVESTRALFKTGFFQDIQLGREGNVLVITVVERPSVASIEIEGNKAISTEDLMKGLKQSGLAEGEIFQRATLEGVRNELQRQYVAQGRYSATVDTEVVSQPRNRVGLKVKINEGTVAAIQHINVVGNTVFPEDDLTDLFELKTTNWLSFFKNDDKYAREKLSGDLERLRSYYLDRGYINMDIASTQVSITPDKKHVYITVNVTEGEKYTVRDVKLSGDLKVPEDQVKSLLLVQKGQVFSRKLMTTTSELITRRLGNEGYTFANVNGVPQPHDDDHTVDILFAVDPGKRAYVNRINFRGNTKSEDEVLRREMRQMEGGWASTYLIDQSKTRLERLGFFKEVNVETPAVPGVDDQVDVNYSVEEQASGSITASVGFAQSAGLILGGSITQNNFLGTGNRVSVGLTRSEYQSRYNFGYVDPYWTADGVSLGYNAFYRTTDYKDLDVDVASYAVDSLGAGVNVGYPISETSRLTFGLSAQQDKIKTGTYTVDEIFDFVKQEGDQYLNFKASAGWSESTLNKGVLPTRGRSQSLTLETTIPGSDLSFYKLDYRGQLFQPISENYTLRLHTELGYGDGYGSTDGLPFYENYYAGGFNSVRGFKDSTLGPRSTPSKGTNPGTLADPDQDPLPFGGNVLIQGGVEVLFPLPFVKDQRSLRTSVFWDVGNVFDSQCKDTVNADGSKSSTKCNDISLSNMASSVGVGVTWVTALGPLSFALAMPIKKPDDAETQVFQFSLGQTF is encoded by the coding sequence ATGAAACGTCTGCTGCTAACTGCGGTTCTCACCGTATTGATGATCGCCGAAGTTCACGCCGAGTCCTTCACTATCTCTGATATTCGCGTCAATGGCCTCCAGCGGGTCTCCGCGGGTAGTGTCTTTGGTGCCTTGCCGTTGAACGTCGGCGAGCAGGCGGATGATCGTCGCCTGGTGGAATCCACTCGTGCGTTGTTCAAAACCGGTTTCTTTCAAGATATCCAGCTGGGCCGCGAAGGCAACGTTCTGGTAATCACGGTTGTCGAGCGCCCATCCGTCGCCAGTATCGAGATCGAAGGTAACAAGGCGATCTCCACTGAAGACCTGATGAAAGGTCTCAAGCAATCCGGTCTGGCCGAAGGCGAGATCTTCCAGCGCGCCACCCTTGAAGGTGTGCGTAACGAACTGCAACGTCAGTACGTTGCACAGGGCCGTTACTCGGCGACCGTCGATACCGAAGTGGTATCGCAGCCACGTAACCGCGTCGGTCTGAAAGTGAAGATCAACGAAGGCACCGTTGCTGCCATTCAGCACATCAACGTGGTGGGCAACACGGTTTTCCCTGAGGATGACCTGACCGATCTGTTCGAGCTGAAAACCACCAACTGGCTGTCGTTCTTCAAGAACGATGACAAATATGCCCGTGAAAAACTCTCCGGTGACCTGGAGCGTCTGCGTTCCTACTACCTGGACCGCGGCTATATCAACATGGACATCGCTTCGACTCAGGTGTCCATCACCCCGGACAAGAAGCACGTCTACATCACCGTCAACGTGACCGAGGGCGAGAAGTACACCGTTCGCGACGTCAAACTCAGCGGTGATCTGAAAGTTCCTGAAGATCAGGTCAAGTCCTTGTTGCTGGTGCAGAAAGGCCAGGTGTTCTCGCGCAAGCTCATGACCACCACCTCCGAACTGATCACCCGCCGCCTGGGTAACGAGGGTTACACCTTCGCCAACGTCAACGGCGTACCTCAGCCGCACGATGATGACCACACCGTGGACATCCTGTTTGCTGTCGATCCGGGCAAGCGTGCCTACGTCAACCGCATCAACTTCCGTGGCAACACCAAGTCCGAAGACGAAGTGCTGCGTCGTGAAATGCGTCAGATGGAAGGTGGCTGGGCTTCGACCTACCTGATCGACCAGTCCAAGACCCGTCTTGAACGTCTGGGCTTCTTCAAGGAAGTCAACGTCGAAACCCCGGCTGTTCCGGGTGTCGATGACCAGGTTGACGTGAATTACAGCGTTGAAGAGCAGGCTTCCGGCTCGATCACTGCCAGCGTTGGTTTTGCTCAGAGCGCCGGTCTGATCCTCGGTGGTTCTATCACCCAGAACAACTTCCTGGGTACCGGTAACCGCGTCAGCGTCGGTCTGACCCGAAGCGAATACCAGAGCCGCTACAACTTCGGCTACGTTGACCCGTACTGGACCGCCGATGGCGTGAGCCTGGGTTACAACGCGTTTTATCGCACCACTGACTACAAAGACCTCGACGTCGACGTAGCAAGCTATGCGGTAGACAGCCTGGGTGCCGGCGTGAACGTGGGCTACCCGATCAGCGAGACTTCGCGTCTGACCTTCGGTCTGTCCGCGCAGCAAGACAAGATCAAGACCGGTACTTACACCGTTGACGAGATTTTCGACTTCGTTAAGCAGGAAGGCGACCAATACCTGAACTTCAAGGCATCGGCCGGCTGGTCCGAGTCCACTTTGAACAAAGGCGTATTGCCAACCCGTGGTCGTTCGCAGAGCCTGACCCTGGAAACCACCATTCCAGGTAGCGACCTGTCGTTCTACAAACTCGATTACCGTGGTCAGCTTTTCCAGCCGATCAGCGAGAACTACACCCTGCGTCTGCACACCGAACTGGGTTATGGCGACGGTTACGGTTCGACCGACGGCTTGCCGTTCTATGAAAACTACTATGCTGGTGGTTTCAACTCGGTTCGTGGTTTCAAGGACAGCACGCTGGGTCCGCGCAGTACCCCGAGCAAGGGTACTAACCCGGGCACGCTGGCAGACCCGGATCAGGATCCGCTGCCGTTCGGTGGTAACGTCCTGATTCAGGGTGGTGTCGAAGTCCTGTTCCCGCTGCCATTCGTCAAGGATCAGCGTTCCCTGCGTACTTCGGTATTCTGGGATGTGGGTAACGTGTTTGACTCGCAGTGCAAAGATACTGTTAACGCCGACGGCTCGAAGTCCAGCACCAAGTGCAACGACATCAGCCTGAGCAACATGGCCAGTTCCGTCGGTGTTGGCGTGACCTGGGTCACCGCACTGGGTCCTCTGAGCTTCGCGTTGGCCATGCCGATCAAGAAACCGGATGACGCTGAAACTCAAGTGTTCCAATTCTCCCTCGGCCAGACGTTCTAA
- the rseP gene encoding sigma E protease regulator RseP, with product MSALYMIAGTLIALGVLVTFHEFGHFWVARRCGVKVLRFSVGFGMPLLRWHDKQGTEFVVAAIPLGGYVKMLDEREGEVPVDQLDQSFNRKSVRQRIAIVAAGPIANFLLALVFFWVLAMLGSEQVRPVIGAVESGSLAAKAGLSAGQEIVAIDGEPTTGWAAVNLQLVRRLGESGSLQLLVREQGSTADSPRELMLDHWLKGADEPDPIRSLGIRPWRPALPPVLAELDPKGPAQAAGLKTGDRLLALDGQALNDWQQVVDTVRTRPDTKIMLRVERDGAQIDVPVTLAARGESKSPSGYLGAGVKAIDWPPEMIREVSYGPLAAIGEGARRTWTMSILTLDSLKKMLFGELSVKNLSGPITIAKVAGASAQSGVADFLNFLAYLSISLGVLNLLPIPVLDGGHLLFYLIEWARGRPLSDRVQGWGIQIGISLVVGVMLLALVNDLGRL from the coding sequence ATGAGCGCGCTCTATATGATTGCCGGCACCCTGATCGCTTTGGGTGTGTTGGTCACCTTTCACGAATTCGGCCATTTCTGGGTCGCGCGTCGTTGCGGCGTCAAGGTTCTGCGCTTTTCCGTAGGCTTCGGTATGCCGTTGCTGCGCTGGCACGACAAGCAAGGCACTGAGTTCGTCGTCGCTGCCATCCCGTTGGGTGGTTACGTCAAGATGCTCGATGAGCGTGAAGGTGAAGTGCCGGTCGATCAGCTTGATCAGTCGTTCAATCGCAAGTCCGTTCGCCAGCGTATCGCCATTGTCGCAGCCGGCCCTATTGCCAACTTCCTTTTGGCTTTGGTGTTTTTCTGGGTACTGGCCATGCTCGGTAGCGAGCAGGTACGTCCAGTGATCGGGGCGGTTGAGTCCGGTAGTCTTGCGGCCAAGGCTGGTTTGAGCGCAGGTCAGGAGATTGTCGCGATCGATGGCGAGCCGACCACTGGCTGGGCAGCCGTCAATCTGCAGCTGGTTCGCCGACTCGGTGAAAGCGGCTCGTTGCAATTGCTGGTCCGCGAGCAGGGTTCTACCGCAGATTCGCCGCGCGAACTGATGCTGGATCACTGGCTCAAAGGTGCTGATGAGCCGGATCCGATCCGTTCTCTGGGTATTCGTCCATGGCGTCCGGCCTTGCCGCCGGTGCTTGCCGAGCTGGATCCGAAAGGCCCGGCTCAGGCTGCTGGCCTGAAAACCGGTGATCGTCTGTTGGCGCTTGATGGCCAGGCACTCAATGACTGGCAGCAAGTGGTTGATACGGTTCGTACGCGTCCTGATACCAAAATCATGCTGCGCGTCGAACGTGATGGTGCTCAAATCGACGTCCCGGTGACCTTGGCCGCTCGCGGTGAAAGCAAGTCGCCAAGCGGTTATCTGGGGGCCGGCGTGAAAGCGATCGACTGGCCGCCGGAGATGATTCGCGAGGTCAGTTACGGGCCGTTGGCCGCAATTGGCGAGGGTGCCCGTCGCACTTGGACCATGAGCATTCTGACGCTCGATTCACTGAAGAAAATGCTCTTCGGCGAGCTCTCGGTAAAAAACTTGAGTGGACCGATAACCATTGCTAAAGTGGCGGGCGCTTCTGCCCAGTCGGGCGTTGCTGATTTCCTGAATTTCCTTGCTTATCTGAGTATTAGCCTGGGGGTTCTGAATTTGCTGCCCATTCCTGTACTGGATGGGGGGCATTTGTTGTTTTATCTGATCGAGTGGGCGCGTGGTCGTCCCTTGTCGGATCGGGTGCAAGGTTGGGGGATACAGATCGGTATCAGTTTGGTGGTCGGGGTGATGTTGCTTGCTCTGGTCAACGATCTGGGTCGACTGTAA
- the ispC gene encoding 1-deoxy-D-xylulose-5-phosphate reductoisomerase gives MSRPQQITVLGATGSIGLSTLDVIARHPERYQVFALSGFTRLAELLALCVRHVPQFAVVPEVAAARGLQDDLRAAGLPTRVLVGEEGLCQVASAPEVDAVMAAIVGAAGLRPTLAAVEAGKKILLANKEALVMSGALFMQAVRKSGSVLLPIDSEHNAIFQCMPQDFARGLSKVGVRRILLTASGGPFRQTPMSELAHVSPDQACAHPNWSMGRKISVDSASMMNKGLELIEACWLFDAKPSQVEVVIHPQSVIHSLVDYVDGSVLAQLGNPDMRTPIANALAWPERIDSGVAPLDLFAVARLDFEAPDEERFPCLRLARQAAEAGDSAPAMLNAANEVAVAAFLDGRVRYLEIASIIEEVLSLEPVVALGDLDAVFTADARARVLAEQWLKRHGR, from the coding sequence GTGAGCCGCCCGCAACAGATTACCGTTCTGGGGGCTACCGGCTCGATCGGTCTGAGCACTCTGGATGTGATTGCTCGTCACCCTGAGCGTTATCAGGTTTTTGCCTTGAGTGGTTTCACTCGTCTGGCTGAGCTGCTGGCCTTGTGCGTACGTCATGTGCCGCAGTTTGCCGTGGTACCGGAAGTCGCCGCCGCTCGCGGTTTGCAGGACGATTTGCGTGCAGCCGGTTTGCCGACTCGCGTGCTGGTGGGGGAGGAGGGCCTGTGTCAGGTCGCCTCTGCGCCGGAAGTCGATGCGGTCATGGCGGCGATCGTCGGTGCTGCGGGCCTGCGCCCGACGCTGGCTGCCGTCGAGGCGGGCAAGAAGATCCTGCTGGCCAATAAAGAGGCGCTGGTGATGTCCGGCGCCTTGTTCATGCAGGCTGTACGCAAGAGTGGTTCGGTGCTGCTGCCGATCGACAGCGAGCACAACGCGATTTTCCAGTGCATGCCGCAGGATTTCGCTCGTGGATTGAGCAAGGTCGGTGTTCGTCGGATTTTACTCACAGCCTCTGGCGGACCGTTCCGACAGACACCCATGAGTGAGTTGGCGCATGTTTCACCTGATCAGGCATGTGCGCACCCGAACTGGTCCATGGGGCGCAAGATTTCCGTGGATTCGGCGAGCATGATGAATAAAGGTCTCGAACTGATCGAGGCCTGCTGGTTGTTTGATGCCAAACCGTCGCAAGTCGAGGTGGTGATTCATCCGCAGAGCGTGATTCACTCGCTGGTCGATTATGTCGATGGTTCGGTGTTGGCGCAGTTGGGCAATCCCGACATGCGCACGCCGATTGCCAATGCGCTGGCCTGGCCGGAGCGAATTGATTCCGGCGTGGCGCCGCTGGACCTGTTTGCGGTCGCGCGTCTGGACTTCGAAGCGCCGGATGAAGAGCGCTTCCCATGTCTGCGTCTGGCGCGGCAGGCTGCCGAGGCGGGCGACAGCGCACCGGCAATGCTCAATGCGGCCAATGAAGTAGCGGTGGCAGCGTTTCTCGACGGACGGGTTCGTTACCTGGAAATCGCGAGTATCATCGAGGAGGTCTTGAGCCTTGAGCCGGTTGTTGCCTTGGGCGATCTCGATGCGGTTTTCACGGCAGACGCCAGGGCGCGAGTCCTGGCAGAACAATGGTTGAAGCGTCACGGCCGATAG
- a CDS encoding phosphatidate cytidylyltransferase, with protein sequence MLKQRIITALILLPIALCGFFLLEGSAFALFIGLVVSLGAWEWARLARFTAQSFRVGFAAVVALMLFVMYVLPGLAPWVLGASVLWWAVATFLVLTYPRSSEHWSSAATKLVIGLLILLPAWQGLVQIKQYPLGNWLIMAVMVLVWGADIGAYFSGRAFGKRKLAPQVSPGKSWEGVYGGLALSLVITAIVGLVRDWTVAELLKGLIGAALIVFISVVGDLTESMFKRQSGIKDSSNLLPGHGGVLDRIDSLTAAIPVFAVLLWMAAP encoded by the coding sequence ATGCTTAAACAACGAATCATCACTGCGCTGATCCTGCTGCCGATTGCCTTGTGCGGGTTTTTCCTGCTCGAAGGTTCGGCTTTTGCGCTGTTCATCGGTCTGGTCGTAAGCCTCGGCGCCTGGGAATGGGCGCGTCTGGCGCGCTTTACCGCGCAATCGTTCCGCGTCGGCTTTGCCGCTGTCGTCGCATTGATGTTGTTCGTCATGTACGTGCTGCCTGGTCTTGCGCCTTGGGTGCTGGGTGCTTCGGTGTTGTGGTGGGCAGTAGCAACGTTTCTGGTGTTGACGTACCCACGCTCCAGCGAGCATTGGTCCAGTGCGGCCACCAAGCTGGTGATCGGCCTGTTGATTCTGCTGCCGGCCTGGCAAGGTCTGGTGCAGATCAAGCAATACCCGTTGGGTAACTGGCTGATCATGGCGGTAATGGTGCTGGTCTGGGGCGCAGATATCGGCGCCTATTTCTCCGGTCGTGCATTCGGCAAGCGCAAGTTGGCGCCTCAGGTCAGTCCGGGTAAAAGCTGGGAAGGCGTATACGGTGGTCTGGCGTTGAGCCTGGTGATTACCGCCATTGTCGGGCTGGTGCGCGACTGGACGGTGGCAGAGTTGCTCAAAGGCTTGATCGGCGCTGCACTGATCGTATTTATCTCGGTCGTCGGTGACCTCACCGAAAGCATGTTCAAGCGTCAGTCCGGCATCAAGGACAGCAGCAATCTGCTGCCGGGCCATGGTGGTGTGCTTGATCGCATCGACAGCCTGACGGCTGCCATTCCAGTCTTCGCTGTATTGCTGTGGATGGCTGCGCCGTGA